The genomic window tactggcACATTTACGCCTGAAATTTCTCTAGACATTTCGCTTAGTAAAGAACAACTAtccatttcttttttaagtGATGACGTCTCATAAATTTGAGAGTCATTACATCGCCCGGGACTTCCTACGTTAATGTAAGGAAAACGGTAtctgaaaatatattgtaaacattacttatgtacttatacatatgtacatatattgagttTTTAGACTTTACTTAGCATCAACTAATGCCATTAAAACGGTGGAATACCAtcctttataattataataatcaacAGCTTCGTCAGATGATGGATGAATCTCAATGTGGCATCCGTCTGTAAACAATTATTAGAACATTAGcgcaaatttaagattttataaccaatattacCAATTGCTCCTAAGCATTGTGGGAATCCAATTACCTCGAAACCAGTCACCAATTCGGTTATATTTTCTCTGTTTAAAGGCAACATTTTAAAACAGGATGGCTGCAGTAATCTCCAGATTTCGGTGCAAAATTCCAGTAAAATTTCGCAAACCGTAGACTTTCCTACACCGAACATGTTGGCGATACTACGATACTCTGCAGATGACCCTAAAGCAAATAATGTTATAGCCACTCTTTTCTCGATAGGAATAGCTTTTCGGTAATTTgtatccattttttgtaaataaggatgaaaataatttagaaaggAA from Bactrocera neohumeralis isolate Rockhampton unplaced genomic scaffold, APGP_CSIRO_Bneo_wtdbg2-racon-allhic-juicebox.fasta_v2 ctg4188, whole genome shotgun sequence includes these protein-coding regions:
- the LOC126767127 gene encoding uncharacterized protein LOC126767127, whose amino-acid sequence is MDTNYRKAIPIEKRVAITLFALGSSAEYRSIANMFGVGKSTVCEILLEFCTEIWRLLQPSCFKMLPLNRENITELVTGFEVIGFPQCLGAIDGCHIEIHPSSDEAVDYYNYKGWYSTVLMALVDAK